The genomic stretch GATCCATGATATGCGACTTGTCATCACGGCCATTCCCATCCCTGTCGCCGGAAGGGGTGGGATCCAGAACAAAGTAGACCTTGTTGTTTTTCATAACAAGGGTATAGACATAAGCGATGGATGAATCTGCCTGCATGATATTGCTCAGCGGCTCGAGCGCCTTGAGATAAGGCTCTGACTGCTCCTGATCGCGTGATATGAACTGACTGTGCAGATCACCATCCACAAACAAGGCGCCAATCGCACCGGATCGAAGCAGACCCTCACGAATCTCCCCTTTCTGGGCATTCAGGGTGTGGTAGTAGATAAACCAGGTGGTTATAAAAATGGCGCAAAAAGCAACTACACCGATAATAACTGCTTCGGCAAGAGGGTAGAACCTGTACTCCACATTCACCCATTCCGGCTTGTCCGTTGAAATATTCCTCTCCTTTGGACGCAAGGTGTTCAGCATACTCCAAACCTCTATACCAGTTTCAGAAAAAGTGGTGTGACAACAGATTCAATCTCCCAAGATACAAGAACAAAAGGAGATTAGCGCAATCTACCCGCCAACAGAAAGGGTGAATATTCTTGTTTAACTACCGAAAAACCAGTTTGATGCGGAAAGAAACCCGTCACTCTTTACTGCTTAAGCATAGATACTCTTGGCTTCTTTTGGATGGATTTGCATACATTAGATGTATACCTTTTTATGGACAGGAACATGACAGCAAGCATATGCCGAAAAAAAACAAGGTAGCCGCTTCAGATAACTGCCAAAAAAAACTTGCAGAGACAAAGGTGGCCGCCGCTGCCAGCAAAATGCTTCATAGCAACTTTATTGACTTCATGCATAACGGCTATGCCTTCTGCCGCGTGGTTACTGAAGAGGGGCGGCCGGTTGATCTGATTCACATAGAGGTCAACAAAGGGTATGAGCAATTGACCGGTCTGAAAAATGTTATCGGACGCAAAATTACTGAAGTGATGCCCGGAATCGCCGAATCCAATCCGGAGTTCCTCGAAAAACATTTCAAGATTGCTGAAACCGGAATTGCCGAAAAGTTTGACATCTATCTCGAACCGCTTCAAAAATGGTATGAATCATCCATTTACTGCCCGGAAAAGGGTTACACCGTAGCGATTTTCGATGATATCACCAAGCGCAAACAGGCTGAACAGGCGTTAAAGAGCAGTGAACGGAAGTTCCGCTCCATTATGGAACAGATGTCGGAGATTGTTTTTATTACCGACTCAAACGGGCAGATATCCTTTATCTCTCCGGCTATCGAAAAAATCACCGGCTACAAGCAGCACGAAGTAGTCGGACAACGCTTTACTGATTTTCTCTCGGAAGAGGAGGTACCATCTGCTCTCTCAGCATACAAGGAGGTGATGCTGAAGCAATCGATCTCTCACGTGATCGTGCTGAAATTCATGAAAAAAAACGGCACCTTTTTTTTCGGTGAAGTTCATGTACAGTATTACCATGAGAGTGGATTTAGCGGAACGATCGGTGTGATTCATGATATATCGGAAAGGAATCGCCATGAAAGAACCCGTATTGAGTATGAGAAAAAACTGCTCGAAGGCAAACTCTTTCTCCAGAGCATCTATGACACTGTCAATCACTCCGTTTTTGTAATTGACGTCCTCCCTGACGGCTCCTACCGCTACAAGAGTATCAACCGCCTTCATGAAACCCGGACAGGGTTGAAAAATGAAGTGATATCGGGAAAAACACCCCAGGAGGTGCTTGAACCTGAAGTCGCCGCTGCCGTTACAGCCCATTATGACCAATGCATTCATAATGGGAGCCCAACAGCGTACGAAGAGATTCACGCTTTCAAGGGTAAACCCTCATGGTGGAGAACTATCCTGAACCCGGTTCGCAACGATACCGGTCATATATACAGAATCATAGGAACGAGTACCAACATCACAGAGCACAAGCTGACTGAGGAGAAACTCAAAACCCTGAGTTTTGCCATTCAGCAGAGTCCCACCGTTGTCGTCATTACCGATCCCGAGGGCAATATCGAATACATCAACCCGACCTTTACCGAACACACCGGATATTCCGAAAAAGAGGTGGTCGGTCAGAATCCCCGTATTCTCAAGTCCGGTCTGATGGAGGATAGTGTCTATGAAGAGTTCTGGAAAACGATTCTGGCCGGAGGCGTCTGGCACGGAGAGTTCCACAACAAAAAGAAAAACGGTGAGCTCTACTGGGAGGATGCCATTGTTTCGGCCATTGTAAACCAGAAGGGCGTCATAACCAATTTCGTGGCGGTTAAGGAGGATATTACCGAGAAAAAAAAACTATGGGTTGACCTGATTGCCTCCAAAGAGAAAGCCGAGGAGAGTGACCGGCTGAAAACAGCTTTTCTTGCCAATATCAGCCATGAAATACGAACTCCGATGAACGGCATCCTCGGTTTTGCAGAACTGCTGAAGGAGCCCCATCTCACCGGTGAGGAGCAGGCTGAATACATTGAACTGATTAATCAGAGCGGCAGGCGCATGCTGGCTCTGATTAACGATATTGTTGATATCTCCCGTATTGAAGCCGGGGAGACCATGATTCATGTTGAGCCAACCCAGGTCAACAAGCTTCTGCAAAATCTCTGCACCTTTTTCAGGCCATTGGCCGCAAACAAGAAGATCGCTTTAAGCTGCTCAAAGGGTCTCTCTAACGAAGAGAGTGTGATTGAAACGGACAGTGCAAAGCTGACCCAGATCCTGACAAATCTTGTCCAGAACGGACTGAAATTCTCCACAAAAGGAGAGGTTGGCATCGGCTACAGCCGAAAAGGAGATCTCCTTGAGTTTTATGTTACCGATTCGGGTATCGGCATTCCGGAATCGATGAAGGAGAGCATTTTCGAGCGCTTCAGGCAGGTTGATAACTCATTAACCCGCCATCATGAAGGATCAGGTCTCGGATTGAGTATTTCAAAAGCCTATGTTGAAATGCTTGGCGGTACCATCCGGGTTGAATCCGGAGAGGGAAACGGAAGTACATTCATCTTTACACTCCCCTTTAATCCGCCTGGATTACAGATAGCTGAACACCATTCGACGGTCAATGAGGATAAAACAGGCTCATTGAGAGGCACAACGATTCTGCTTGCAGAGGATGACGCGGTCAGCCGAATTCTTATTAAACGAAGCCTTCAGGAGGAAAACCTTACCATTCTTGATGCCTGGAACGGCCGTGACGCGGTGGAGATGATCAGGCAGCATCCGGAGATTGATCTGGTGCTGATGGATATCAAAATGCCGATGATGAACGGATTTGAGGCAACACGGGAGATCAAGAAGCTTCGAGCAGATCTGCCGGTCATTGCCCAGACCGCATTCACCTCAAAAGAGGAGCGCCTGAAAGCGCTCGACGCTGGATGTGACAGCTTTATGAGCAAGCCGATCAACAAACAGAAGCTGATTGAGCTCATCCGGCTGCTGCTCCGCAAGTAACGCACCTCTGCCAACCCACGCACACCACCAACCTATTGAACTCCTCTGTCAAGCAGTTCTGCAAGTTGCTCCGGCTCACGCACCGGCAAAAGACAGGTGCGGTCAATGCAGACCGATGCCTGCGGGACGAGGTCGTCGTGGGGTATGGGTTCGGGAACGTGCTGCAACGCGGCAAGTTCTGCGGAGGCATGCATAACAACCGTGCCCGGCAGGTAACGCTCACCGGCAACCGCCCGGAGCCGATCCATCTCCGGAGCGTGCAGCTCTCCTGAAAAGAGAATTCTGCACCTTCTTTTTCGGGCAAAGTTGAGTGCCACCAACATTTGCGGCAGCGCGTGACTCTGCGAGGCAAGCGTTGTTCCGAATGAGCTGAACAGCTCTTCCGCCTTATTGGAAAACTCCTCCTTGCCGGTCAGTTCACCAAGCCGCAGCAGGTTCAGTGCTGAAATTGAATTTGCCGTTGGTTCTGCGCCGTCATAGCTCTCCTTCTGACGAACCGGAACCGTATGGTCATCACTTGCCGAGCTGAAATATCCTCCATGCAGCTCGTCGTAAAAGAGGGTGTTCTGCAGCTCCGCAATTTCGAGTGCAATCTGAAGATACGCTGTCTCAAACGAGGCTTCGTAGAGGTCGAGCAGCGCCTGCACGAAAAAGGCGTAATCATCAACTTTCCCCGCAATCGCGGCGCTGCCGTCACGGTAGCGGCGGAGCAGACGGCCGCTCTTGCGGTCATAGAGGGTATCCAGCAGAAAAGCGGCAGCTTTTCGAGCTGCTGCAAGGTAGGGTTCATGATGCAGCACCCTGTACCCTTTTGCGAGGGCGGAGATCATCAGCGCGTTCCAGGAGGTCAGGATTTTGTCGTCAAGAAATGGTCTCGGCCTTCTGGATCGAGCCGTGAACAGCCTGCCGCGAGCCTCGTCAAGCACATCCCGGATTTCAGCCGCTGTTTTACCGAATTTCACCGCCGTCTCCTCAATAGTCGCCTGCAGCATCAGGATATTGCGACCGGTGAACTCTCCATGCGGGTCGTTCAGAGCATTGCCTTCCGCACGAACACCATACACAAAGGCAAAGATCGCCGCATGCTCTTCATTGCCGATCGTTTCGCGAAGCTCATCCGCACTCCAGAGGTAGAATGCCCCCTCTCTCTTTTCAGTATCGGATTCGGATTCGAGGCTGTCGGCATCCTCAGCCGAGTAGAATCCTCCCTCGGGAGAGGTCATATCACAGAGCACATAGTTGAAAATATCCCCGGCCACACTCCTGTAAAACGTTTCACCGCTGCACTGGTAAGCTTCGAGATAGGAGATGGCAAGCTGGGCATTGTCGTAGAGCATCTTCTCAAAATGCGGCACATGCCACCGCTCATCGGTAGAGTAGCGGGCAAACCCTCCCCCGCCCTTTCCGGCAACGCTGACAAGGTCATGTATGCCCCCTTCAGCCATCTTGCGAAGGGTGAAGAGTGCCATCTCAAGTGCTTTTTTCCTGTCGGTTTGGTTACCGGAATGGTATGCGTGATTGAAGAGAAAGTTCAGCAGCACAGGACGGGGAAATTTCGGCGCTCCGCCGAACCCTCCGAACTTCGGGTCAACGGTCGATTCCAGCCACCTGAAACAGTTTTTCTGGGC from Candidatus Chlorobium masyuteum encodes the following:
- a CDS encoding chemotaxis protein, which produces MLNTLRPKERNISTDKPEWVNVEYRFYPLAEAVIIGVVAFCAIFITTWFIYYHTLNAQKGEIREGLLRSGAIGALFVDGDLHSQFISRDQEQSEPYLKALEPLSNIMQADSSIAYVYTLVMKNNKVYFVLDPTPSGDRDGNGRDDKSHIMDPYPEAGPLVLRAFREQRKVVAQEPYTDSWGSFLSAYIPVYDSRHQFVCLLGIDIRADNYFERLAPIRRATIRAMVTGFFVSFLIAALVWFMRNFSKIMNHSRHRIYEDYMRLKDGEKL
- a CDS encoding PAS domain S-box protein, which translates into the protein MPKKNKVAASDNCQKKLAETKVAAAASKMLHSNFIDFMHNGYAFCRVVTEEGRPVDLIHIEVNKGYEQLTGLKNVIGRKITEVMPGIAESNPEFLEKHFKIAETGIAEKFDIYLEPLQKWYESSIYCPEKGYTVAIFDDITKRKQAEQALKSSERKFRSIMEQMSEIVFITDSNGQISFISPAIEKITGYKQHEVVGQRFTDFLSEEEVPSALSAYKEVMLKQSISHVIVLKFMKKNGTFFFGEVHVQYYHESGFSGTIGVIHDISERNRHERTRIEYEKKLLEGKLFLQSIYDTVNHSVFVIDVLPDGSYRYKSINRLHETRTGLKNEVISGKTPQEVLEPEVAAAVTAHYDQCIHNGSPTAYEEIHAFKGKPSWWRTILNPVRNDTGHIYRIIGTSTNITEHKLTEEKLKTLSFAIQQSPTVVVITDPEGNIEYINPTFTEHTGYSEKEVVGQNPRILKSGLMEDSVYEEFWKTILAGGVWHGEFHNKKKNGELYWEDAIVSAIVNQKGVITNFVAVKEDITEKKKLWVDLIASKEKAEESDRLKTAFLANISHEIRTPMNGILGFAELLKEPHLTGEEQAEYIELINQSGRRMLALINDIVDISRIEAGETMIHVEPTQVNKLLQNLCTFFRPLAANKKIALSCSKGLSNEESVIETDSAKLTQILTNLVQNGLKFSTKGEVGIGYSRKGDLLEFYVTDSGIGIPESMKESIFERFRQVDNSLTRHHEGSGLGLSISKAYVEMLGGTIRVESGEGNGSTFIFTLPFNPPGLQIAEHHSTVNEDKTGSLRGTTILLAEDDAVSRILIKRSLQEENLTILDAWNGRDAVEMIRQHPEIDLVLMDIKMPMMNGFEATREIKKLRADLPVIAQTAFTSKEERLKALDAGCDSFMSKPINKQKLIELIRLLLRK
- a CDS encoding thioredoxin domain-containing protein, yielding MTQPIRKPNRLIREKSPYLLQHALNPVDWYAWGGEAFEKAERENKPIFLSVGYSTCHWCHVMERESFENADIAELLNQYFVPVKVDREELPDLDRLYMDYVQSTTGRGGWPMSVWLTPDRNPFYGGSYFPPEERYGMTGFTTILLSIAQLWQSDEQKIREASSGFFSDLAAFSANRSAELPDNDEAQKNCFRWLESTVDPKFGGFGGAPKFPRPVLLNFLFNHAYHSGNQTDRKKALEMALFTLRKMAEGGIHDLVSVAGKGGGGFARYSTDERWHVPHFEKMLYDNAQLAISYLEAYQCSGETFYRSVAGDIFNYVLCDMTSPEGGFYSAEDADSLESESDTEKREGAFYLWSADELRETIGNEEHAAIFAFVYGVRAEGNALNDPHGEFTGRNILMLQATIEETAVKFGKTAAEIRDVLDEARGRLFTARSRRPRPFLDDKILTSWNALMISALAKGYRVLHHEPYLAAARKAAAFLLDTLYDRKSGRLLRRYRDGSAAIAGKVDDYAFFVQALLDLYEASFETAYLQIALEIAELQNTLFYDELHGGYFSSASDDHTVPVRQKESYDGAEPTANSISALNLLRLGELTGKEEFSNKAEELFSSFGTTLASQSHALPQMLVALNFARKRRCRILFSGELHAPEMDRLRAVAGERYLPGTVVMHASAELAALQHVPEPIPHDDLVPQASVCIDRTCLLPVREPEQLAELLDRGVQ